Proteins encoded by one window of Chaetodon trifascialis isolate fChaTrf1 chromosome 15, fChaTrf1.hap1, whole genome shotgun sequence:
- the LOC139344184 gene encoding nuclear GTPase SLIP-GC-like, which produces MDDFVRNKLTEWGLTEFIQKFEDEGIDEEGFLCLDDDHIAELMPRVGPRAKFQKRLKKLKEGQNTTNQETVTLSPQYQQEHGEASGSAQASPSTSNTSGKGKRKLDLQAECRQSSTPKRRCDTTLASYTEGIILSDVKIIMSHVQSRLPKQDNKLNKFLKEKINDLETDKRELVGVFGKTGAGKSSLINAIIGEKHLLPSGDISACTSVIIKVEANMHSPKYEAEIEFITKEEWQEEFWSSSTFFNDNADQENDQEDEQEDDSDDRDTAEKLSAVYGEEWKDKSPENLMDSKYFKEVPEFLPSKKKTLTCESAEELSAKLGKYTRSDSKDSNSKEVRRRYWPLVKCVTVRVPRNELLQHVTLVDLPGNGDRNKSRDKMWKEFVGSCSTLWVVTEINRAAAEKEAWDILESASSLMGNGGECQQIHFICTKSDLIEDSDDHSAAAVRALIFQRNMRAKEEVNKEFSRLLKVKKHFSEDCFKVFTVSSKDFLKKKRLTPEETEIPKLQEFLQGLNDNHSETLNYVSGAHGILSLIQGASCRDVAGKKVDVCKDLEENMRRELDKVRKPMEEAYEAFEECLSEGVEKSKSSCQRDMESVLKPKRMKGSAFHKILKCVVENGGTHKPKNRKQINLNAKLASYLTDSIDEEFKKTFPNQRECGPFNGVISTFSLGTKRLIEKYKDVKLQLIFLQTEEEKTKTILNKTIREYKKTIYRSLTETIGETMKECYQNAAGFKGTGSLENMRSAIEKHVHYSKDTMFEQAKDVMLSQLKCLKEYILKTLEDTLQKSIELSLKTDGDSLPDVSVELAEVKKHYKDLIGSPDEED; this is translated from the exons ATGGATGATTTTGTTCGGAACAAATTAACTGAATGGGGTCTCACCGAGTTCATACAAAAATTTGAAG atGAAGGCATTGACGAGGAAGGTTTTCTCTGCCTTGATGATGATCACATTGCTGAGTTGATGCCAAGAGTGGGACCAAGGGCAAAATTCCAGAAGAGACTCAAGAAATTAAAG GAAGGGCAAAACACGACAAATCAGGAAACAGTTACTTTATCTCCTCAA TATCAGCAGGAGCATGGAGAAGCATCTGGCTCTGCTCAG GCTTCGCCATCCACCAGTAACACAAGTGGTAAAG gGAAGAGAAAATTGGATCTACAGGCTGAGTGCAGGCAATCATCAACTCCAAAACGACGATGTGACACTACACTGGCGTCATACACGG AAGGAATCATCCTGTCTGATGTGAAAATCATCATGAGTCATGTTCAAAGTAGACTACCTAAACAAGACAACAAGCTCAATAAGTTCCTGAA GGAGAAAATCAATGATTTGGAGACAGACAAAAGGGAGCTGGTTGGTGTCTTTGGTAAAACTGGGGCTGGAAAAAGCTCGTTGATAAATGCCATCATTGGAGAGAAGCATCTTCTGCCCTCTGGAGACATCAGTGCATGTACCTCAGTCATAATCAAAGTGGAGGCTAACATGCACAGCCCGAAGTATGAGGCAGAAATTGAGTTCATTACAAAAGAG GAGTGGCAAGAGGAGTTTTGGTCCTCGTCTACTTTCTTTAACGATAATGCAGATCAGGAAAATGATCAGGAAGATGAGCAGGAAGATGACAGTGATGATCGTGACACAGCTGAAAAGCTTTCAGCTGTGTATGGAGAAGAATGGAAAGACAAATCTCCTGAAAACCTCATGGACAGCAAATATTTCAAAGAAGTTCCTGAATTTCTTCCTTCCAAGAAGAAGACTTTGACATGTGAATCA GCTGAAGAGCTATCTGCAAAACTTGGCAAATACACAAGAAGTGACTCAAAAGACAGCAACAGTAAAGAAGTAAGGAGGAGGTATTGGCCACTGGTGAAGTGTGTGACTGTCAGGGTGCCTCGTAATGAACTTCTCCAACATGTCACACTTGTGGATCTTCCTGGAAATGGGGATCGGAACAAGAGCAGAGATAAAATGTGGAAAGAg TTTGTTGGAAGTTGTTCTACCTTGTGGGTTGTAACTGAGATCAATCGAGcggcagcagagaaagaagccTGGGACATCTTGGAGAGTGCCAGCAGCCTCATGGGAAATGGTGGCGAGTGTCAGCAAATCCACTTTATCTGCACCAAGTCTGATCTTATTGAAGATTCAGATGATCA ttcagcagctgctgttcgTGCACTCATATTTCAAAGGAACATGCGAGCCAAGGAAGAAGTGAACAAAGAATTCAGCAGACTGCTCAAGGTTAAG aaacatttcagcGAAGACTGTTTCAAAGTGTTCACAGTGAGCTCCAAAGACTTTCTAAAGAAAAAACGACTCACACCAGAAGAAACTG AAATACCCAAACTTCAGGAATTTCTTCAAGGTCTCAATGACAATCACTCAGAGACATTAAACTACGTGTCTGGAGCTCATGGGATTCTTTCTCTGATTCAAGGGGCCAGCTGCAGAGACGTG gCTGGTAAAAAAGTAGATGTGTGCAAAGACCTTGAAGAAAACATGAGGCGTGAACTGGACAAAGTCAGAAAACCCATGGAAGAGGCTTATGAGGCCTTTGAAGAATGCCTCAGTGAGGGGGTTGAAAAATCAAAAAGCTCATGTCAAAGAGACATGGAGTCTGTCTTAAAGCCT aAAAGGATGAAAGGTAGTGCTTTTCACAAGATACTGAAGTGTGTGGTTGAGAACGGCGGCacccacaaaccaaaaaacaggaaacaaataaACCTCAATGCGAAGCTGGCTTCATACTTGACTGACAGCATTGATGAGGAATTCAAGAAGACCTTCCC GAATCAGCGTGAATGTGGACCATTCAATGGGGTCATCAGTACATTTTCACTTGGCACAAAGAGGCTGATTGAAAAGTACAAAGATGTCAAACTGCAACTGATATTTCTCCAGACAGAG GAAGAAAAAACCAAGACTATACTCAACAAAACCATCCGAGAGTATAAGAAGACAATCTACAGAAGTCTGACAGAGACAATTGGGGAAACCATGAAAGAATGCTATCAGA ATGCAGCAGGATTTAAAGGAACAGGCTCACTGGAAAACATGAGGAGCGCTATTGAGAAGCACGTACATTATTCAAAGGACACCATGTTTGAGCAGGCCAAAGATGTTATGTTGAGCCAGCTGAAATGCTTGAAG GAGTACATCCTGAAGACGCTTGAGGACACACTGCAGAAATCAATCGAGCTGTCACTCAAGACAGATGGTGACTCACTCCCAG atgtTTCAGTGGAGCTTGCAGAGGTGAAGAAACACTACAAGGACCTGATCGGGAGTCCAGATGAGGAAGACTAA
- the LOC139344183 gene encoding nuclear GTPase SLIP-GC-like yields the protein MDDFVRNKLTEWGLTEFIQKFKDEWIDEEGFLQLDNHDIDNLLPKVGLRTKFKGRLKLLQEGQNTTNQETVTLSPQHQQEHGEASGSAQASPSTSNTSGKVKRKLDLQAECRQSSTPKRRCDTTLASYTEGIILSDVKIIMSHVQSRLPKQDNKLNKFLKEKINDLETDKRELVGVFGKTGAGKSSLINAIIGEKHLLPSGDISACTSVIIKVEANMHSPKYEAEIEFITKEEWQEEFWSSSTFFNDNADQENDQEDEQEDDSDDRDTAEKLSAVYGEEWKDKSPENLMDSKYFKEVPEFLPSKKKTLTCESAEELSAKLGKYTRSDSKDSNSKEVRRRYWPLVKCVTVRVPRNELLQHVTLVDLPGNGDRNKSRDKMWKEFVGSCSTLWVVTEINRAAAEKEAWDILESASSLMGNGGECQQIHFICTKSDLIGDSDDHSAAAVRALIFQRNMRAKEEVNKEFSRLLKVKKHFSEDCFKVFTVSSKDFLKKKRLTPEETEIPKLQEFLQGLNDNHSETLNYVSGAHGILSLIQGASCRDVAGKKVDVCKDLEENMRRELDKVRKPMEEAYEAFEECLSEGVEKSKSSCQRDMESVLKPKRMKGNAFHKILKCVVENGGTHKPKNRKQINLNAKLASYLTDSIDEEFKKTFPNQRECGPFNGVISTFSLGTKRLIEKYKDVELQLIFLQTEEEKTKTILNKTIREYKKTIYRSLTETIGETMEECYQNAAGFKGPGSLENMRSAIEKHVHYSKDTMFEQAKDFMLSQLKCLKEYILKTLEDTLQKSIELSLKTDGDSLPDVSVELTEVKKHYKDLIGSPDEED from the exons ATGGATGATTTTGTTCGGAACAAATTAACTGAATGGGGTCTCACCGAGTTCATACAAAAATTTAAAG ATGAATGGATTGACGAGGAAGGTTTTCTCCAACTTGATAATCATGACATTGATAACTTGTTGCCAAAAGTGGGACTGAGGACAAAATTCAAGGGGAGACTCAAGCTTTTACAG GAAGGGCAAAACACGACAAATCAGGAAACAGTTACTTTATCTCCTCAA catcagcaggagCATGGAGAAGCATCTGGCTCTGCTCAG GCTTCGCCATCCACCAGTAACACAAGTGGTAAAG tGAAGAGAAAATTGGATCTACAGGCTGAGTGCAGGCAATCATCAACTCCAAAACGACGATGTGACACTACACTGGCGTCATACACAG AAGGAATCATCCTGTCTGATGTGAAAATCATCATGAGTCATGTTCAAAGTAGACTACCTAAACAAGACAACAAGCTCAATAAGTTCCTGAA GGAGAAAATCAATGATTTGGAGACAGACAAAAGGGAGCTGGTTGGTGTCTTTGGTAAAACTGGGGCTGGAAAAAGCTCGTTGATAAATGCCATCATTGGAGAGAAGCATCTTCTGCCCTCTGGAGACATCAGTGCATGTACCTCAGTCATAATCAAAGTGGAGGCTAACATGCACAGCCCGAAGTATGAGGCAGAAATTGAGTTCATTACAAAAGAG GAGTGGCAAGAGGAGTTTTGGTCCTCGTCTACTTTCTTTAACGATAATGCAGATCAGGAAAATGATCAGGAAGATGAGCAGGAAGATGACAGTGATGATCGTGACACAGCTGAAAAGCTTTCAGCTGTGTATGGAGAAGAATGGAAAGACAAATCTCCTGAAAACCTCATGGACAGCAAATATTTCAAAGAAGTTCCTGAATTTCTTCCTTCCAAGAAGAAGACTTTGACATGTGAATCA GCTGAAGAGCTATCTGCAAAACTTGGCAAATACACAAGAAGTGACTCAAAAGACAGCAACAGTAAAGAAGTAAGGAGGAGGTATTGGCCACTGGTGAAGTGTGTGACTGTCAGGGTGCCTCGTAATGAACTTCTCCAACATGTCACACTTGTGGATCTTCCTGGAAATGGGGATCGGAACAAGAGCAGAGATAAAATGTGGAAAGAg TTTGTTGGAAGTTGTTCTACCTTGTGGGTTGTAACTGAGATCAATCGAGcggcagcagagaaagaagccTGGGACATCTTGGAGAGTGCCAGCAGCCTCATGGGAAATGGTGGCGAGTGTCAGCAAATCCACTTTATCTGCACCAAGTCTGATCTTATTGGAGATTCAGATGATCA ttcagcagctgctgttcgTGCACTCATATTTCAAAGGAACATGCGAGCCAAGGAAGAAGTGAACAAAGAATTCAGCAGACTGCTCAAGGTTAAG aaacatttcagcGAAGACTGTTTCAAAGTGTTCACAGTGAGCTCCAAAGACTTTCTAAAGAAAAAACGACTCACACCAGAAGAAACTG AAATACCCAAACTTCAGGAATTTCTTCAAGGTCTCAATGACAATCACTCAGAGACATTAAACTACGTGTCTGGAGCTCATGGGATTCTTTCTCTGATTCAAGGGGCCAGCTGCAGAGACGTG gCTGGTAAAAAAGTAGATGTGTGCAAAGACCTTGAAGAAAACATGAGGCGTGAACTGGACAAAGTCAGAAAACCCATGGAAGAGGCTTATGAGGCCTTTGAAGAATGCCTCAGTGAGGGGGTTGAAAAATCAAAAAGCTCATGTCAAAGAGACATGGAGTCTGTCTTAAAGCCT aAAAGGATGAAAGGTAATGCTTTTCACAAGATACTGAAGTGTGTGGTTGAGAACGGCGGCacccacaaaccaaaaaacaggaaacaaataaACCTCAATGCGAAGCTGGCTTCATACTTGACTGACAGCATTGATGAGGAATTCAAGAAGACCTTCCC GAATCAGCGTGAATGTGGACCATTCAACGGGGTCATCAGTACATTTTCACTTGGCACAAAGAGGCTGATTGAAAAGTACAAAGATGTCGAACTGCAACTGATATTTCTCCAGACAGAG GAAGAAAAAACCAAGACTATACTCAACAAAACCATCCGAGAGTATAAGAAGACAATCTACAGAAGTCTGACAGAGACAATTGGGGAAACCATGGAAGAATGCTATCAGA ATGCAGCAGGATTTAAAGGACCAGGCTCACTGGAAAACATGAGGAGCGCTATTGAGAAGCACGTACATTATTCAAAGGACACCATGTTTGAGCAGGCCAAAGATTTTATGTTGAGCCAGCTGAAATGCTTGAAG GAGTACATCCTGAAGACGCTGGAGGACACACTGCAGAAATCAATCGAGCTGTCACTCAAGACAGATGGTGACTCACTCCCAG atgtTTCAGTGGAGCTTACAGAGGTGAAGAAACACTACAAGGACCTGATCGGGAGTCCAGATGAGGAAGACTAA